The proteins below are encoded in one region of Amycolatopsis acidiphila:
- a CDS encoding CoA-transferase subunit beta, with protein MITSSERLSVVASRELASRRTVFAGIGLPTLAAALAHLTVAPELEIVYESGVCGAHPSHLPETIADAVLITGAEAVLSMPALFGYVLQGGHIDVGFLGAAQIDRWGNLNSSVIGDWHRPKVRLPGSGGAMEVMANSREVFVVMRRHDRRSFVDELDFCTSPGPDRALAEGIRPLGAGVTKVITELGVLARGGVGEQLRLVAVHPGVTVDQVREATGWDLAVADEVATVEPPSEAELRLLREDVDPDRVYLR; from the coding sequence GTGATCACATCGTCGGAACGGCTGTCCGTCGTCGCGTCGCGGGAGCTCGCGTCCCGCCGCACGGTGTTCGCCGGCATCGGCCTGCCCACGCTCGCGGCGGCGCTGGCGCACCTGACGGTCGCGCCCGAACTGGAGATCGTCTACGAGTCCGGGGTGTGCGGCGCGCATCCGTCCCACCTGCCCGAGACGATCGCGGACGCGGTGCTGATCACCGGGGCCGAAGCCGTGCTCTCGATGCCCGCGCTGTTCGGGTACGTGCTGCAGGGCGGGCACATCGACGTCGGGTTCCTCGGCGCCGCGCAGATCGACCGGTGGGGCAACCTCAACTCCTCGGTGATCGGCGACTGGCACCGGCCCAAGGTGCGCCTGCCCGGCTCCGGTGGTGCCATGGAGGTGATGGCCAACTCGCGCGAGGTGTTCGTGGTGATGCGGCGGCACGACCGCCGGTCCTTTGTGGACGAGCTGGACTTCTGCACCTCGCCGGGCCCCGACCGGGCGCTCGCCGAGGGCATCCGGCCGCTGGGCGCCGGGGTCACCAAGGTGATCACCGAGCTGGGCGTCCTCGCCCGCGGCGGGGTCGGCGAGCAGCTGCGGCTGGTCGCCGTGCACCCCGGCGTGACCGTGGACCAGGTGCGCGAGGCCACCGGCTGGGACCTCGCGGTCGCCGACGAGGTCGCGACCGTCGAGCCGCCCAGCGAGGCCGAGCTGCGGCTGCTGCGTGAGGATGTCGATCCGGACCGGGTTTATCTGCGCTGA
- a CDS encoding CoA transferase subunit A — translation MRPDKTMTLREAVASFVRDGETVCLEGFTHLIPTAAGHEIIRAGRRDLTIVRMTADIVVDQLLAGGCVTKLVSSFVGNSSAGSLGELRRRIEHADPEPLQFEEYSHHGMICRYLAGAQRLPFYPLRSYAGSDLPSVNPGIRKVASPYADEQVHVVPPVNPDVTIVHAQRADRAGNTQIWGLTGVQAEAVFAAEKAVVVVEEIVDDEVVRSDPNRTVIPAHAVDAVVECPRGAHPSFAQGYYDRDGAFYRSWSHISKDPDRLRAWMAEWIFGTEDHADYVAKLGDEFWAGLAVGEAMSLPVNYGRRL, via the coding sequence ATGCGCCCGGACAAGACGATGACCCTGCGCGAGGCCGTCGCCTCGTTCGTCCGGGACGGCGAGACCGTCTGCCTGGAAGGCTTCACCCACCTGATTCCCACGGCCGCCGGCCACGAGATCATCCGCGCGGGCCGCCGCGACCTGACGATCGTGCGGATGACCGCCGACATCGTGGTGGACCAGCTCCTCGCGGGCGGCTGCGTGACGAAGCTGGTGTCCTCGTTCGTCGGCAACTCCTCCGCCGGCTCGCTCGGCGAGCTGCGCCGCCGGATCGAGCACGCCGACCCCGAACCGCTCCAGTTCGAGGAGTACAGCCACCACGGCATGATCTGCCGCTACCTCGCGGGCGCCCAGCGCCTGCCGTTCTACCCGCTGCGCTCCTACGCGGGCAGCGACCTGCCGTCGGTCAACCCCGGCATCCGCAAGGTCGCCTCGCCCTACGCCGACGAGCAGGTCCACGTGGTGCCGCCGGTCAACCCGGACGTGACGATCGTGCACGCGCAGCGCGCCGACCGCGCCGGCAACACCCAGATCTGGGGCCTCACCGGGGTGCAGGCCGAGGCGGTGTTCGCCGCGGAGAAGGCCGTCGTGGTGGTCGAGGAGATCGTCGACGACGAGGTCGTGCGGTCCGACCCGAACCGCACCGTGATCCCCGCGCATGCCGTCGACGCGGTCGTCGAGTGCCCGCGTGGCGCGCACCCCTCGTTCGCCCAGGGCTACTACGACCGCGACGGCGCGTTCTACCGGTCCTGGTCGCACATCAGCAAGGACCCGGACCGGCTGCGGGCCTGGATGGCGGAGTGGATCTTCGGCACGGAAGACCACGCGGACTACGTCGCGAAGCTCGGCGACGAGTTCTGGGCCGGGCTGGCCGTCGGCGAGGCGATGAGCCTGCCGGTCAACTACGGGAGGCGGTTGTGA
- a CDS encoding LysR family transcriptional regulator → MELRYLVSFLAVAEELHFGRAAKRLQMAQPPLSQQIRQLEKELGVQLFERNTRSVRLTSAGEAFVSPVNRVLDDLDIAMRAVKAAGRGEYGRVTVGFAGASSHESLPLLTRAVRAAHPGLELVMKGQTYANVALARVADGSLDLGFVRLPVNLPGVRARVIDEEEMICALPSDHPLAKRKRIPIEELADQPFVSFPSNAGSSVRDATVRACIAAGFNPRVVQEAPDSYTILALVAAGVGVTLTLTSCQHIQQTGLVYRPLSGPGIRLQAALAWRADNPSAALRTVLAIAEEALPTPLRR, encoded by the coding sequence ATGGAGCTGCGCTACCTCGTGTCGTTCCTGGCCGTGGCGGAGGAGCTGCACTTCGGCCGCGCGGCCAAGCGGCTGCAGATGGCGCAGCCGCCGCTGAGCCAGCAGATCCGCCAGCTCGAGAAGGAGCTGGGCGTGCAGCTGTTCGAGCGCAACACCCGCTCGGTCCGGCTCACGAGCGCGGGGGAGGCGTTCGTCTCGCCGGTCAATCGGGTCCTCGACGACCTGGACATCGCCATGCGCGCGGTGAAGGCCGCCGGGCGGGGGGAGTACGGGCGGGTGACCGTGGGGTTCGCCGGGGCGTCGAGCCACGAGAGCCTGCCGCTGCTCACCCGGGCGGTGCGGGCCGCGCATCCCGGGCTGGAGCTGGTGATGAAGGGGCAGACCTACGCGAACGTGGCGCTGGCCCGGGTCGCGGACGGCTCGCTGGACCTGGGGTTCGTGCGGCTGCCGGTCAACCTGCCGGGCGTGCGGGCGCGCGTGATCGACGAGGAGGAGATGATCTGCGCGCTGCCCTCGGACCACCCGCTCGCGAAGCGGAAGCGGATCCCGATCGAAGAGCTGGCCGACCAGCCGTTCGTCAGCTTCCCCTCGAACGCCGGCTCGAGCGTCCGGGACGCGACCGTCCGGGCCTGTATCGCCGCGGGGTTCAACCCGCGGGTCGTGCAGGAGGCGCCCGACTCGTACACGATCCTCGCCCTGGTCGCGGCGGGCGTCGGCGTGACGCTCACGCTCACGTCGTGCCAGCACATCCAGCAGACCGGGCTCGTCTACCGCCCGCTGTCCGGCCCGGGCATCCGGCTGCAGGCCGCGCTGGCCTGGCGTGCGGACAACCCGTCGGCCGCACTGCGCACGGTGCTGGCGATCGCGGAGGAGGCGTTGCCCACCCCATTGAGACGGTGA
- a CDS encoding response regulator has product MPPPPSETGPIRLLLVEDHSQVAMALGAAFETVPDIELVGQARAVHEAVSATGEHQPDVVLLDRRLPDGDGIEAIGRLREQCPAARVLVFTGGADRSVADRVAAAGGAGLLLKAGLLEDLLDTIRRVAAGEDSFDVDLPGRPSRR; this is encoded by the coding sequence GTGCCTCCTCCACCGAGCGAGACCGGGCCGATCCGGCTGCTGCTCGTCGAAGACCATTCCCAGGTGGCGATGGCGCTCGGGGCCGCGTTCGAGACCGTGCCGGACATCGAGCTGGTCGGCCAGGCCCGCGCCGTCCACGAGGCCGTGTCCGCCACCGGCGAGCACCAGCCCGACGTGGTCCTGCTCGACCGCAGGCTGCCCGACGGCGACGGCATCGAGGCGATCGGCCGGCTGCGCGAGCAGTGCCCGGCGGCCCGCGTCCTCGTGTTCACCGGCGGGGCGGACCGCTCGGTCGCGGACCGGGTGGCCGCCGCGGGCGGGGCCGGGCTGCTGCTGAAGGCCGGACTGCTCGAAGACCTGCTCGACACCATCCGCCGGGTCGCGGCCGGCGAGGACTCCTTCGACGTCGACCTGCCGGGACGGCCTTCGCGCCGCTGA
- a CDS encoding HAMP domain-containing protein, with translation MTPRQPVARRGGGAAGDERLQQLLDGLKAVRDGDFSTRLPQVGDALLDEIAVVFNGMVDQLALFTTEVTRVAREVGTDGKLGGQASVPAVSGTWKDLTESVNAMAGNLTAQVRDIASVATAVANGDLTQKITVHVKGELLELKNTINTMVGQLSSFADEVTRVAREVGSEGRLGGQAEVPGVAGTWRDLTTSVNFMAGNLTAQVRSIAEVTTAVAKGDLSQKITVDARGEILELKSTINTMVDTLSSFADEVTRVAKEVGTEGILGGQAQVPGVAGTWRDLTTSVNFMAGNLTAQVRSIAQVATAVARGDLSQKITVDARGEILELKSTINTMVDQLSSFADEVTRVAREVGTEGRLGGQADVKGVSGTWKGLTESVNVMADNLTDQVRSIAQVTTAVARGDLSQKIRVDARGEILELKDTINTMVGQLSAFADEVTRVSREVGTEGRLGGQADVKGVSGTWKGLTESVNVMADNLTDQVRSIASVATAVARGDLSQRITVEAKGEVAALADTINTMVDTLSAFADEVTRVAREVGTEGILGGQARVPNVAGTWKNLTDNVNSMANNLTNQVRSIAQVTTAVARGEMSQKIDVDARGEILELKTTINTMVDTLSAFAAEVTRVAREVGKEGRLGGQAEVEGVSGTWKRLTENVNELAGNLTRQVRAIAEVASAVATGDLTRSISVEAEGEVAELSDNINAMVQSLRETTRANEDQDWLNKNLARISGLLQGHRDLRAVAQLIMNELTPLVGAQHGTFFLMDTGERGPVLRLIAAYGHARTREAAFDLGQSLIGQVAQTKVPIVVDETPPAYINISSSLGQAPPVTLIVLPIVFEDQVLGVIELASFTRFTPVRRDFLEQLMESIGVNVNTIIANARTDALLEESQRLAGELQTRSGELQAQQVKLRQSNAELEEKAELLVRQNRDIEIKNFEIEQGRQEIEERAQQLALASTYKSEFLANMSHELRTPLTSLLILAGVLAQNSTQNLTPKQVEFAKVIQSAGTDLLQLINDILDLSKVEAGKMDIHCEPVALRQLLEYVRTTFEPLTADKGLDFEVIVAPDVPDRLSTDEQRLRQVLRNLLSNAVKFTERGRVELWVGAVDGAEPGIEFCVRDTGIGIAEENLETIFGAFQQADGTTSRRYGGTGLGLSISRQVANLLGGEIRARSRLGQGSTFALTLPVTPGFATGGTEPRPRADAEPQRRVLVVEGKDNRLLSLLVREFVADLTGPGHPVRIESVTTPDEAVAALAAAEHRCVVLDASLPGASALTFLQRLDEHDPADAVPVLAHPTRKLTPAQERLLDVHVRAGRVQLLPSLDALRERFLALLSEPEPAVELVPAGGESGGAPGLRGRKVLLVDDDARNVLAIAGMLELHGMSVRQAANGREGIEELLASPDVDLVLMDVMMPEMDGYATTAAIREMPRFDRLPIIMVTAKAMAGDREKSLAAGASDYVTKPVDPEELLGCIGRWLPGDTG, from the coding sequence ATGACACCACGACAGCCGGTGGCAAGGCGCGGCGGGGGAGCGGCGGGCGACGAGCGCCTGCAGCAGCTGCTCGACGGCCTCAAAGCGGTGCGGGACGGCGATTTCAGCACCCGGCTGCCGCAGGTCGGCGACGCGCTGCTGGACGAGATCGCGGTCGTGTTCAACGGCATGGTCGACCAGCTCGCGCTGTTCACGACCGAGGTCACCAGGGTGGCCCGCGAGGTCGGCACCGACGGCAAGCTCGGCGGCCAGGCCTCGGTGCCAGCGGTGTCGGGCACCTGGAAGGACCTGACCGAGTCCGTCAACGCCATGGCGGGCAACCTGACCGCGCAGGTGCGCGACATCGCGAGCGTCGCCACGGCGGTGGCGAACGGCGACCTGACCCAGAAGATCACCGTGCACGTCAAGGGCGAGCTGCTGGAGCTGAAGAACACCATCAACACGATGGTCGGGCAGCTCTCGTCGTTCGCCGACGAGGTCACCCGCGTGGCGCGGGAGGTGGGGAGCGAGGGGCGTCTCGGTGGCCAGGCCGAGGTGCCCGGGGTCGCGGGCACGTGGCGGGACCTGACGACATCGGTGAACTTCATGGCAGGCAACCTGACGGCCCAGGTGCGTTCGATCGCCGAGGTCACCACCGCGGTCGCCAAGGGCGACCTGTCGCAGAAGATCACCGTCGACGCCCGCGGCGAGATCCTCGAACTGAAGTCGACGATCAACACGATGGTGGACACCCTCTCGTCGTTCGCCGACGAGGTGACCCGGGTCGCGAAAGAGGTTGGCACGGAAGGGATCCTGGGCGGGCAGGCACAGGTGCCGGGAGTCGCCGGGACGTGGCGGGACCTGACCACGTCGGTGAACTTCATGGCAGGCAACCTCACCGCGCAGGTGCGTTCGATCGCCCAGGTCGCCACGGCCGTCGCGCGCGGCGACCTGTCGCAGAAGATCACCGTCGACGCCCGCGGCGAGATCCTCGAACTGAAGTCGACGATCAACACGATGGTCGACCAGCTCTCGTCCTTCGCCGACGAGGTCACGCGCGTGGCGCGCGAGGTGGGCACGGAGGGGCGCCTGGGCGGTCAGGCGGACGTGAAGGGGGTGTCGGGCACCTGGAAGGGCCTGACCGAGTCGGTGAACGTCATGGCCGACAACCTCACCGACCAGGTGCGGTCCATCGCGCAGGTGACGACGGCGGTGGCGCGGGGCGATCTGTCGCAGAAGATCCGGGTGGACGCGCGCGGGGAGATCCTGGAGCTGAAGGACACGATCAACACGATGGTGGGGCAGCTGTCCGCGTTCGCCGACGAGGTCACCCGCGTCTCCCGCGAGGTGGGCACGGAGGGGCGCCTGGGCGGTCAGGCGGACGTGAAGGGGGTGTCGGGCACCTGGAAGGGCCTGACCGAGTCGGTGAACGTCATGGCCGACAACCTCACCGACCAGGTCCGCTCCATCGCCTCGGTCGCCACCGCGGTCGCCCGCGGTGACCTCTCGCAGCGGATCACGGTCGAGGCAAAGGGCGAGGTCGCCGCGCTCGCCGACACGATCAACACGATGGTCGACACCCTGTCGGCCTTCGCCGACGAGGTGACCCGGGTGGCGCGCGAGGTCGGCACCGAGGGCATCCTCGGCGGCCAGGCGCGGGTGCCGAACGTGGCGGGCACCTGGAAGAACCTCACCGACAACGTGAACTCGATGGCGAACAACCTGACCAACCAGGTGCGCTCTATCGCCCAGGTGACGACCGCCGTGGCGCGCGGCGAGATGTCGCAGAAGATCGACGTGGACGCCCGCGGGGAGATCCTGGAGCTCAAGACCACCATCAACACGATGGTCGACACGCTCTCGGCATTCGCCGCGGAGGTCACCCGGGTGGCCCGCGAGGTCGGCAAGGAGGGCAGGCTCGGCGGGCAGGCCGAGGTCGAGGGCGTGTCGGGCACCTGGAAGCGGCTGACCGAGAACGTCAACGAGCTCGCCGGGAACCTGACCCGGCAGGTGCGGGCGATTGCCGAGGTCGCCAGCGCCGTCGCCACCGGCGACCTGACCCGCTCGATCTCGGTGGAGGCCGAGGGCGAGGTGGCCGAGCTGAGCGACAACATCAACGCGATGGTGCAGTCGCTGCGCGAGACGACCCGCGCCAACGAGGACCAGGACTGGCTCAACAAGAACCTGGCCCGGATCTCCGGGTTGCTGCAGGGACACCGGGACCTGCGCGCGGTCGCGCAGCTGATCATGAACGAGCTGACCCCGCTGGTCGGCGCCCAGCACGGCACGTTCTTCCTGATGGACACGGGGGAGCGGGGCCCGGTGCTGCGGCTGATCGCGGCGTACGGGCACGCCCGGACCCGGGAGGCCGCCTTCGACCTCGGGCAGTCGCTGATCGGGCAGGTGGCGCAGACGAAGGTGCCGATCGTGGTGGACGAGACGCCGCCCGCCTACATCAACATCTCCTCGAGTCTGGGGCAGGCGCCGCCGGTCACCCTGATCGTGCTGCCGATCGTGTTCGAGGACCAGGTGCTCGGGGTGATCGAGCTGGCCTCGTTCACGAGGTTCACCCCGGTGCGGCGGGACTTCCTCGAGCAGCTGATGGAGAGCATCGGGGTGAACGTCAACACGATCATCGCCAACGCCCGCACCGACGCGCTGCTGGAGGAGTCCCAGCGGCTCGCGGGGGAGCTGCAGACCCGGTCCGGGGAGCTGCAGGCCCAGCAGGTGAAGCTGCGCCAGTCGAACGCCGAGCTGGAGGAGAAGGCCGAGCTGCTGGTCCGGCAGAACCGGGACATCGAGATCAAGAACTTCGAGATCGAGCAGGGCCGCCAGGAGATCGAGGAACGCGCGCAGCAGCTGGCGCTCGCGTCGACCTACAAGTCCGAGTTCCTCGCGAACATGTCCCACGAGCTGCGCACCCCGCTGACCAGCCTGCTGATCCTGGCCGGGGTGCTGGCGCAGAACTCCACCCAGAACCTCACCCCGAAGCAGGTCGAGTTCGCCAAGGTGATCCAGTCCGCGGGTACCGACCTGCTGCAGCTGATCAACGACATCCTCGACCTGTCAAAGGTCGAGGCGGGGAAGATGGACATCCACTGCGAGCCGGTGGCGCTGCGGCAGCTGCTGGAGTACGTGCGGACCACCTTCGAGCCGCTGACCGCGGACAAGGGGCTCGACTTCGAGGTCATCGTGGCGCCCGACGTGCCCGATCGGCTCTCCACCGACGAGCAGCGGCTGCGCCAGGTGCTGCGCAACCTGCTGTCCAACGCGGTGAAGTTCACCGAGCGCGGCCGGGTGGAACTGTGGGTGGGCGCGGTGGACGGCGCCGAGCCGGGCATCGAGTTCTGCGTGCGGGACACCGGGATCGGCATCGCCGAGGAGAACCTGGAGACGATCTTCGGCGCGTTCCAGCAGGCCGACGGCACCACCAGCCGCCGCTACGGCGGCACCGGGCTGGGCCTGTCGATCAGCAGGCAGGTCGCGAACCTGCTCGGCGGCGAGATCCGGGCGCGCAGCAGGCTCGGCCAGGGCAGCACTTTCGCGCTGACGCTGCCCGTCACCCCGGGGTTCGCGACGGGTGGAACGGAACCACGCCCGCGTGCCGACGCCGAACCGCAGCGACGGGTGCTCGTGGTGGAGGGCAAGGACAACCGGCTGCTGTCCTTGCTGGTGCGGGAGTTCGTCGCGGACCTGACCGGGCCGGGGCATCCGGTGCGGATCGAGTCGGTCACCACCCCGGACGAGGCGGTGGCGGCACTCGCGGCAGCGGAGCACCGCTGCGTGGTGCTGGACGCGAGCCTGCCCGGCGCGTCTGCGCTGACGTTCCTGCAGCGGCTCGACGAGCACGACCCCGCCGACGCGGTCCCGGTGCTCGCGCATCCGACCCGCAAGCTGACCCCGGCGCAGGAACGGTTGCTGGACGTGCACGTCCGCGCCGGCCGGGTGCAGCTGCTGCCGTCGCTGGACGCGCTGCGCGAGCGGTTCCTGGCCCTGCTGAGCGAGCCGGAGCCGGCCGTGGAGCTCGTGCCGGCCGGCGGGGAGAGCGGCGGCGCGCCCGGCCTGCGCGGGCGGAAGGTGCTGCTGGTGGACGACGACGCCCGCAACGTGCTCGCGATCGCGGGGATGCTGGAGCTGCACGGGATGTCGGTGCGGCAGGCGGCCAACGGCCGCGAGGGGATCGAGGAGCTGCTGGCGAGCCCCGACGTGGACCTGGTGCTGATGGACGTGATGATGCCCGAGATGGACGGCTACGCCACCACCGCCGCGATCCGGGAGATGCCGCGGTTCGACCGGCTGCCGATCATCATGGTGACCGCGAAGGCGATGGCGGGCGACCGGGAGAAGAGCCTCGCCGCGGGGGCGAGCGACTACGTGACCAAACCGGTCGACCCGGAGGAGCTGCTGGGCTGCATCGGCCGGTGGCTGCCCGGCGACACCGGCTGA